The region GCAACGTGACCGCCGGCGCGCGCCCCGTCGCGCCGGCCCGCTCCTCGGAGCCGGGTCAGGATGTCACGATCCATGCGCCCGCGTCGAGTCCCGGAAGCATCGTCAGGACGCTACCCGAGGCGCCGCCCTCGCTCCCGCTTGCAAACGCCGCGGATCGCAGGTACAAGTCCGGGCGGTGGACCGACGTGCACTGATCGTGGGAGGGCTCGACGTCGTCACGGCGGCGTCGATCGAAGTGTGGAGCCCGTTCGACGGAGCGCCGGTCGCGGCGGTATCGCGCGCGGGCTCCGCCGAGCTCGAATCCGCGCTCGACGCCGCGGTCCGCGGCTTCGCGGCGGTCCGCGCTCTTCCCGCGTGGCGGCGGTCCGAGATGCTCCACGAGGTCGCGCGGCGCCTCGCCGCCGAGAAGGAGCGTTTCGGGCGCACCATCGCGCTCGAGGCGGGCAAGCCGATCGCCCAGGCCCGCTCGGAGGTCGACCGCTCGATCCTCACCTTCCGCACCGCCGCGGAGGAGGCGGTTCGGATCGGCGGGGAGGTCCTGCCGCTCGACCTCCTCCCGGGCAACGACGGCCGGTTCGCGATGTGGCGGCGCTTCCCGGTCGGGCCCCTGGCCTGCATCACCCCGTTCAACTTCCCGCTCAATCTCGTCGCGCACAAGGTCGCGCCGGCGATCGCGGCGGGGTGCTCCTTCGTGCTCAAGCCGGCGTCCCAGACCCCGTCGTCGGCGCTGGATCTCGCCCGCCTGATGCTCGAGGCGGGCGTGCCGGCCGAGGCGGTGTCCGTGGTCCCCATGGGAGGCACCGAGGCGGGGCCGCTGGTCGAGGATCCCAGGATTCGGGCGCTCTCGTTCACCGGCTCCCCTTCGGTCGGGTGGGACCTGAGGCGCCGCGCCGGCCGCAAGAAGGTCGTGCTGGAGCTGGGCGGGAACGCCGGTCTCGTGGTGGATCGCTCGGCGGATCTCGATCTCGCCGCGTCGCGGGCCGTCGTTGGCGGCTTCTTCCAGGCCGGGCAGAGCTGCATCTCGGTCCAGCGGATCGGCGTCCACGAGGACGTGTTCGATCCGTTCCTCGAGCGGCTCCTCTCCGGCGTGCGAGGACTCGTCCTGGGCGACCCGCTCGACGAGCGGACCACGGTGGGCCCGGTGATCTCCCTCGGGGACGCGGAGCGCATCGAGGCTTGGGTGCGGGAGGCGGTGGACGGCGGCGCACGGATCCTGGCGGGAGGCGGCCGTCACGGGACGCTCGTCGAGCCCACGGTTCTCACCGGGACTCGGCCCGAGATGAGCGTCTGCGCGAAGGAGGTGTTCGGCCCGGTCGTCGCCGTGGAGCGATTCCGGTCCATCGAGGACGCGATCGCCGAAGTCGATCGCTCCGATTACGGGCTCCAAGCGGGGATCTTCACCCGCGACCTCGGCGCCGCGATGGCGGCCTGGGAGAGGATCGAGGTCGGCGCGGTCGTGGTCAACGACGTTCCGACCTATCGCCTCGACCCGATGCCCTACGGCGGCGTCAAGGGCTCGGGGGCCGGCCGCGAGGGGCCTCGCTTCGCGATCGAGGACTGCACCGAGATGCGCCTGCTCGTGATCAACCCGGTTCCGCCCGAGGGGTGATCCCCCCGAGGTCGACGGCACGCGTCCAGGGCAAGGAG is a window of Terriglobia bacterium DNA encoding:
- a CDS encoding aldehyde dehydrogenase family protein, whose product is MDRRALIVGGLDVVTAASIEVWSPFDGAPVAAVSRAGSAELESALDAAVRGFAAVRALPAWRRSEMLHEVARRLAAEKERFGRTIALEAGKPIAQARSEVDRSILTFRTAAEEAVRIGGEVLPLDLLPGNDGRFAMWRRFPVGPLACITPFNFPLNLVAHKVAPAIAAGCSFVLKPASQTPSSALDLARLMLEAGVPAEAVSVVPMGGTEAGPLVEDPRIRALSFTGSPSVGWDLRRRAGRKKVVLELGGNAGLVVDRSADLDLAASRAVVGGFFQAGQSCISVQRIGVHEDVFDPFLERLLSGVRGLVLGDPLDERTTVGPVISLGDAERIEAWVREAVDGGARILAGGGRHGTLVEPTVLTGTRPEMSVCAKEVFGPVVAVERFRSIEDAIAEVDRSDYGLQAGIFTRDLGAAMAAWERIEVGAVVVNDVPTYRLDPMPYGGVKGSGAGREGPRFAIEDCTEMRLLVINPVPPEG